The following are encoded in a window of Sebastes umbrosus isolate fSebUmb1 chromosome 7, fSebUmb1.pri, whole genome shotgun sequence genomic DNA:
- the LOC119490938 gene encoding diablo homolog, mitochondrial-like codes for MAALRRITSVFRLLRSSACVLFSSRKAAVHKAGRWSTIVSTGCLSVGGGLCATPFRQVENLSHDSLIRRAASLVTDSSSTFLSQTTLALIDAITEYSKAVHTLIALQKRYLESLGKLTAAEESTIWQVIIGQRSEVSDRQDECKRFESTWVNAVKLCETAAEAAYTSGAEHASITVRTNLQVALSQVEEAQKLSMDTDKKLAESKVIEVERMAQYVASLHSNSDEEEVPEAYLRED; via the exons ATGGCCGCGCTGAGGAGGATAACAAGTGTCTTCCGTCTTCTCAG GAGTTCAGCTTGTGTCCTGTTCAGCAGCAGAAAAGCTGCAGTTCATAAAGCGGGCAGATGGAGCACTATTGTGTCCACAGGATGTTTAAGTGTGGGCGGAGGGCTCTGCGCTACACCTTTCAGACAG GTGGAGAACCTCTCTCATGACTCTCTGATCAGACGAGCAGCCTCTCTGGTTACAGACAGCTCGAGCACCTTTCTCTCTCAGACCACTTTGGCTCTCATAGATGCCATCACAGAGTACTCAAAG GCTGTGCACACACTAATTGCCCTCCAAAAGCGGTATTTGGAATCACTGGGAAAACTGACTGCAGCAGAAGAGAGTACCATCTGGCAGGTGATCATTGGCCAGCGTTCAGAg GTTAGTGACAGACAGGATGAATGCAAGCGTTTTGAGTCAACCTGGGTCAACGCAGTCAAGCTGTGTGAAACGGCAGCTGAAGCAGCATACACCTCAG gagCTGAACATGCGTCCATCACAGTGAGGACGAACCTTCAGGTGGCCCTGTCGCAGGTGGAGGAGGCACAGAAACTGTCGATGGATACTGATAAGAAGTTGGCCGAGTCCAAAGTAATTGAGGTTGAAAGGATGGCACAATATGTTGCCTCCTTACATAGTAACAGTGATGAGGAAGAGGTGCCTGAGGCTTATCTAAGAGAagactaa